The Streptomyces noursei ATCC 11455 sequence TGCTCATCGACCTCTGGCCGTACGTCTACCGGGAGACGTTCCCGGACTGGTCGCGGAAGTTCATGGCGTTGGCGGAGCGGGCGGTGGTGATCCGTGAGTACGCGGCTGCCGTGGTGCCCGGCCTGCTGCAGACCGAAGAGTATGCGCGGGATTTGCTGAGCCTCGATCACACGCTCGCCTCCGCGGAGCAGTTGGAGGAGCGGGTGGCCGGCCGCCTCGGGAGGCAAGCCCGGCTGGAGGGGCCGGACTGCCCTGAGCTGGCGGTCGTCCTTGACGAAGCGGTGCTGGTGCGGCCCGTCGGCGAACCCTCCGTGATGCGGGCGCAGTTCGCGCGGTTGCTGGAAGCTGCGGACAATCCGCGCATCACGGTGCAGGTCCTGCCGTTCAGCAGCGGCAAGCACGAGGCAATGGGCGGATCGCTCACGGTGCTGTCCATGCCGGACGGCTGCCATGCGGCCTATCTTGAAGGTGCCGACTACGGCCAACTCGTCGAGGAACCAGAGGAAGTGAAGTCGTACCGTGTGGCCTACGAACGGCTCGGGGTACTGGCCCTGCCGCCGAATATGTCGCTCGATGTGATCCGATCCGCAATGGAGGGCACCTACCGTGGCGAGCACATCCCATCCCGATCTGAGCGCCGCCGTCTGGCGCAGGTCCAGCTACAGCAATCAGGCGGGTGGCAACTGCGTGGAGGTGTCGCCAGGGCACCCCGACCTCGTCCCCGTCCGGGACAGTAAGCATCCCGAGGGGCCCGTGCTGGTGTTTCCGGGCCGTGTCTGGGCGGCGTTCGTCGATGTAGTACGGGCGTGAGCGACTGGCGCTCCCTGAGCGCAGAGCCCGCGCAAGATCGGTAACGTGTGCGAGTGGCAGTCCTCGACCAAGGACGTGCCGTCGAACCTGACCGTGGGTCATGGCCGGACGACCGGTGCATGACCGTCGGGCACACCACCACCATGCACAGGGGGAAGCGAATCATGCGCAAGATCAGTCGCTCGTTGGCCGCGGCCGTCACCACCTTGGCGGTCGCCGGCATCACCGTCGCCGGGGCCGTTCCCGCCACTGCCGCGCCGGCCAAGGCGGCGGCCGCGAGCAGCGCGCAGTGCGACAGCATCCGGGATGCGATCCGGCAGCACGCGGAGGCCGGGGACAAGTACACGGGGCTGGCCAAGGTGGAGGCCAGCAAGGCAAACCCGGACCAGGACAAGGTCGCCCAGTACAACGCGAAGGCGAAGGCGGAGTACCAGGCCGCCGACGCGTACCAGGTGAAGTACGCCCAGCAGTGTTCATGACGGTCACCGTTCATGGCCGGGCGGTCTTCGGGCCCGGTCGGTGATGTCGCGGTGTGACCGCTGAGCGGCGTCGTTGCGGGCCCGGCTCCCCGAGCCGGGCCCGTGGCATGCCACCGGTGCGCCCGTTGGGTGCGCGGATCGGTGGATACGGGAACAGATCCCGGGGCGCGGGCACTGTCATAGACATGAGCGAAAACAGCGCATTCAGGATCGAGCACGACTCGATGGGCCAGGTGCGGGTTCCGGCGCATGCCAAGTGGCGGGCCCAGACCCAGCGGGCCGTGGAGAATTTCCCGATTTCCGGGCAGCGGCTGGAGCGGGCGCACATCGAGGCGCTGGCGCGGATCAAGGGGGCCGCCGCCAAGGTCAATGCCGAGCTGGGCGTGCTGGGCAAGGACGTCGCGGAGGCCATCGCGGAGGCGGCCGCCGAGGTGGCCGAGGGGCGGTGGGACGAGGACTTCCCGATCGACGTGTTCCAGACGGGGTCGGGGACGTCGTCGAACATGAATGCCAATGAGGTGATCGCGACCCTCGCCGGTGAGCGGCTGGGGCGGGACGTGCACCCCAACGATCACGTCAATGCGAGCCAGTCGTCCAACGACGTCTTCCCCTCGTCGATCCACATCGCGGCGACGTCGGCCGTCCTGAACGACCTGATTCCGGCGCTGGAGCATCTGGCCGCGGCGCTGGAGCGGAAGGCGACGGAGTTCGCCGAGGTGGTGAAGTCGGGGCGGACGCATCTGATGGATGCGACGCCGGTGACGTTGGGGCAGGAGTTCGGGGGGTACGCGGCGCAGGTACGGTACGGCGTCGAGCGGTTGCGGGCTTCGTTGCCGCGGCTGGCCGAACTGCCGTTGGGGGGAACGGCGGTGGGGACGGGCATCAATACGCCGCCGGGGTTCTCGGCGGCGGTGATCGCCGAGGTGGCGCGGACGACCGGGCTGCCGTTGACCGAGGCGCGCGATCACTTCGAGGCGCAGGGGGCGCGGGACGGGATCGTGGAGACCAGCGGTCAGTTGCGGACCATCGCGGTCGGGCTGACGAAGATCGCCAATGACCTGCGGTGGATGGCGTCCGGGCCGCGTACGGGGCTCGCCGAGATCAATCTGCCGGATCTCCAGCCCGGCTCGTCGATCATGCCGGGGAAGGTCAATCCGGTGATTCCGGAGGCGGTGCTGATGGTCGCCGCGCAGGTCACCGGCAACGACGCGACGGTGGCCACGGCCGGGGCGGCCGGCAATTTCGAGCTGAACGTGATGCTGCCGGTGATCGCCCGGAACGTACTGGAGTCGGTGCGGCTGCTCGGCAACGTGTCGCGGTTGCTGGCCGACCGGACGGTGGACGGGATCACCGCGAACGTGGGGCGGGCCCGGGAGTACGCCGAGTCGTCGCCGTCGGTGGTGACGCCGCTGAACAAGTACCTCGGTTACGAGGAGGCCGCGAAGGTCGCCAAGCGGTCGTTGGCGGAGCGGAAGACGATCCGAGAGGTGGTGGTCGAGAGCGGTTACGTCGAGCGCGGTCTGCTCACGGTGGAACAGCTCGACGAGGCGCTGGACGTGCTGCGGATGACCCACCCGTAACGCTCGCCGTCATCGCCTTCGTAACCACGGGTGCGGCGCATGTCACCGCGCGCGTAACGCGACGCCCCTAAGATCTGCGCATGACAGCGGACATGGTGGAGACGACGGAAGGCGAGACGGCCGGTGTGCCCGGGCCGACGGCCGGGGCGGAGCAGACGGCGGCCGAGCGGGGGCGCTGGGCCCCCGGGGACCACATCCTGTGGCGCTATCGCGACAACTCCGACCCCCGCCGGTTCCACATCTGTCGTCCGATGACCGTTGTGCAGGACACCGAGGAACTGCTCGCGGTGTGGATGGCGCCGGGCACACCGTGCATCAAGCCGGTGCTCGCCGACGGGACGCCGGTGCACCGCGAGCCGCTCGCCACCCGCTACACCAAACCGCGGCGGACGCTGCGCGACCAGTGGTTCGGCAGCGGCGTGTTGAAGCTGGCCCGGCCGGAGGATCCGTGGTCGGTCTGGCTGTTCTGGGAGAGCGGCTGGCACTTCAAGAATTGGTACGTCAATCTGGAGGAGCCGCGCCGCCGTTGGTCGGGCGGAATCGACTCGCTCGACCATTTTCTCGACATCTGCGTCTATCCGGACCGGCGCTGGGAGTGGCGGGACGAGGACGAGTTCGCACAGGCACGGCGGGACGGGCTGATGACGGACGCGCAGGTGTCCGAGGTCAGAGCCGCCGGACGCGCCGCGGTCGCACAGATCGCGGCGTGGGGCGGGCCGTTCGCCGACGGCTGGGAGGATTGGCGGCCCGATCCGGCCTGGGAGGTTCCCGCGCTTCCGGAGGACTGGGAACGCCTGCCAGATCATTTGCTGCCGTGAGGTTGCAAACGCGAAAAGAACTGCAGGAAGAGAGTGAAGGGGGCGAACGGTGGAAAGGTGCGCCTATGGGCAAAGCTGTTTCCCGCCGGGTGCCCCCGGGGTTCCCGCCGGACGAGAAGCGGCACCCAGCCCCCTTGCTGCGCCCTGGGCCTTCAAACGTAGGATCGTCCTCCGCAAGACTGCACAGGCGCAACTCCAGAACGGGAAAACGAACTTGACCGCGGTCGCAGGAGGGGCGAGGTCGTGAGCGCGACAAGCTACGACACGTATGAGGGCCTGAATCGGTTAGCACTCGACCGGGCCGGACAGGCCGAGGCGTTCGACGCGATCGGGAACCAGTACGAAACGGCTTTTCCACATAAGGAAGGCCAGATCGCCTCGGGCGTATGGTTGAGCGGGGAACTGCCGGCCGGGTCACGGATCCTCGACGCCGGATGCGGTACGGGACTGCCGACCGCCCGTCAACTCTGCGACGCGGGCCACCGGGTCGTGGGAATCGACCTCTCCCCCGGGATGGTCAAACTGGCCCGGGAGAACGCACCGGGTGCCGAATTCCACCGGTTGGACATCGCCGATCTGCGCGGTGGCCGCCTGGGCGGACCGGGTTCCTTCGACGGAATCACCGCCTATTTCTCACTGTTGATGATGCCCCGTGCGGAAATCCCCTGTGCCCTGGGCATGCTGCACGACCTCCTGCGACCCGGCGGGCTGATGGCCCTGGCAATGGTCGAGGGCGATATCGACGACTTCCCCATTCCGTTCCTCGGCAGCATG is a genomic window containing:
- a CDS encoding class I SAM-dependent methyltransferase, whose protein sequence is MSATSYDTYEGLNRLALDRAGQAEAFDAIGNQYETAFPHKEGQIASGVWLSGELPAGSRILDAGCGTGLPTARQLCDAGHRVVGIDLSPGMVKLARENAPGAEFHRLDIADLRGGRLGGPGSFDGITAYFSLLMMPRAEIPCALGMLHDLLRPGGLMALAMVEGDIDDFPIPFLGSMIRVSGYLRDDLRRVVCDAGFDIVGEDSYAYAPASTDVPPEIQLFLHLRRA
- the fomD gene encoding cytidylyl-2-hydroxypropylphosphonate hydrolase, which encodes MVETTEGETAGVPGPTAGAEQTAAERGRWAPGDHILWRYRDNSDPRRFHICRPMTVVQDTEELLAVWMAPGTPCIKPVLADGTPVHREPLATRYTKPRRTLRDQWFGSGVLKLARPEDPWSVWLFWESGWHFKNWYVNLEEPRRRWSGGIDSLDHFLDICVYPDRRWEWRDEDEFAQARRDGLMTDAQVSEVRAAGRAAVAQIAAWGGPFADGWEDWRPDPAWEVPALPEDWERLPDHLLP
- a CDS encoding helix-turn-helix domain-containing protein, encoding MAALFGTRLRKLRLAAGLTQDALGRRVRTHSTRINQVERCTGAKPTLELARALDEAVGADGLLIDLWPYVYRETFPDWSRKFMALAERAVVIREYAAAVVPGLLQTEEYARDLLSLDHTLASAEQLEERVAGRLGRQARLEGPDCPELAVVLDEAVLVRPVGEPSVMRAQFARLLEAADNPRITVQVLPFSSGKHEAMGGSLTVLSMPDGCHAAYLEGADYGQLVEEPEEVKSYRVAYERLGVLALPPNMSLDVIRSAMEGTYRGEHIPSRSERRRLAQVQLQQSGGWQLRGGVARAPRPRPRPGQ
- a CDS encoding class II fumarate hydratase, coding for MSENSAFRIEHDSMGQVRVPAHAKWRAQTQRAVENFPISGQRLERAHIEALARIKGAAAKVNAELGVLGKDVAEAIAEAAAEVAEGRWDEDFPIDVFQTGSGTSSNMNANEVIATLAGERLGRDVHPNDHVNASQSSNDVFPSSIHIAATSAVLNDLIPALEHLAAALERKATEFAEVVKSGRTHLMDATPVTLGQEFGGYAAQVRYGVERLRASLPRLAELPLGGTAVGTGINTPPGFSAAVIAEVARTTGLPLTEARDHFEAQGARDGIVETSGQLRTIAVGLTKIANDLRWMASGPRTGLAEINLPDLQPGSSIMPGKVNPVIPEAVLMVAAQVTGNDATVATAGAAGNFELNVMLPVIARNVLESVRLLGNVSRLLADRTVDGITANVGRAREYAESSPSVVTPLNKYLGYEEAAKVAKRSLAERKTIREVVVESGYVERGLLTVEQLDEALDVLRMTHP
- a CDS encoding DUF397 domain-containing protein, with the translated sequence MSPGHPDLVPVRDSKHPEGPVLVFPGRVWAAFVDVVRA